From Erwinia sp. HDF1-3R, one genomic window encodes:
- a CDS encoding DUF3383 family protein, with amino-acid sequence MSQGLPLSSIVNVDVIMSPAAATGRNFGSMLILGSSTVIPVSERLRLYSSAEDIGTDFGIASAEYQAASVYFAQSPKPQQLYIGRWAKTLATGEAGEAETLTQAVNALLQYTEWYGLAIAASGDDAVTDSDLLAVAAAIESSSQSRVFAVTTDNAETLDATSQSDLAAKLKVAGYGRTFVQYSTSSQYAAISAFARAFTVNFSGSNTTLTLKFKTEPGAGYEKLTSNQAAALTAKHANVYVLYANDTAILQQGVMANGDFFDERHGLDWLQNSVQTNLFNLLYTSTSKIPQTEAGITRLMTNVEASMAQAATNGLVAPGVWSGGDIGQLSSGDTLTKGYYVYAQPLASQAQADREARKAPLIQVACKLAGAVHYADVQINVVR; translated from the coding sequence ATGTCACAAGGATTACCTTTATCCAGCATTGTGAACGTTGACGTTATTATGTCGCCTGCCGCGGCAACGGGCCGCAACTTTGGCTCTATGCTGATTTTGGGCAGTTCAACGGTTATCCCCGTTTCCGAACGCCTGCGCCTGTATTCCTCTGCGGAAGATATCGGCACGGACTTTGGTATTGCTTCTGCTGAGTATCAGGCAGCCTCAGTCTATTTTGCTCAGTCGCCGAAACCTCAGCAGCTCTATATTGGCCGCTGGGCGAAAACGCTGGCGACCGGCGAAGCGGGCGAGGCTGAAACCCTCACTCAGGCGGTGAACGCACTGCTGCAGTATACCGAATGGTATGGTCTGGCGATTGCCGCCTCCGGCGATGATGCCGTAACCGATAGCGACCTGCTGGCCGTTGCCGCCGCCATTGAGTCATCCAGCCAGAGCCGGGTCTTTGCCGTCACCACTGATAATGCAGAAACGCTTGATGCGACCTCACAGAGCGATCTGGCGGCGAAGCTGAAAGTAGCGGGCTATGGCCGCACCTTCGTTCAGTACTCCACCAGCAGCCAGTATGCCGCTATCTCGGCGTTCGCCAGGGCGTTCACCGTCAACTTTAGCGGCAGCAACACTACGCTGACCCTTAAGTTCAAAACCGAGCCGGGCGCGGGCTACGAAAAACTGACCAGCAATCAGGCGGCGGCGCTGACGGCGAAACATGCCAACGTCTACGTTCTCTATGCCAATGATACCGCCATTTTGCAGCAGGGCGTCATGGCGAACGGCGACTTCTTTGATGAGCGCCACGGGCTGGACTGGTTGCAGAACTCGGTGCAAACCAACCTTTTCAACCTGCTTTACACCTCAACCAGCAAGATCCCACAGACCGAAGCGGGGATCACCCGACTGATGACTAACGTCGAAGCCTCCATGGCACAGGCGGCAACCAACGGTCTGGTCGCGCCGGGTGTCTGGAGCGGTGGCGACATCGGCCAGCTCAGCTCGGGCGATACGCTGACCAAAGGGTATTACGTTTATGCCCAGCCTCTGGCAT
- a CDS encoding lysis system o-spanin lipoprotein Rz1 (In lambda-like phage, genes encoding the i-spanin subunit Rz, and the o-spanin subunit Rz1 (this protein) overlap.), translated as MSVSLSILSLLAAGCSSPPPAIAVIPPPAWMMQPAPDLITPLNGIISLSGEESKSPERK; from the coding sequence ATGTCAGTCAGCTTGAGCATTCTCTCTCTGCTGGCCGCAGGTTGCAGTTCGCCGCCACCTGCAATCGCAGTAATTCCACCCCCGGCGTGGATGATGCAACCCGCGCCAGACCTGATAACACCGCTGAACGGGATTATTTCACTCTCCGGCGAAGAATCGAAATCGCCAGAGCGCAAATAA
- a CDS encoding lysozyme has product MALSPKLKKRLIAAAGSGAFIIATHLLQGEEGLEGRVYRPYRDVAGIWTVCDGHTGSGIVPGKIYTDQQCDSLLRDDLKPVEQAVDGLVKVPLNEYQRAALYSFTFNVGITAFRQSTLLRELNAGHYQNACDQMRRWVYAGGKKWRGLINRRETERSVCLLEDGNELAER; this is encoded by the coding sequence ATGGCGTTATCACCTAAATTGAAAAAAAGGCTTATCGCCGCGGCTGGCAGCGGGGCCTTTATTATCGCCACGCATCTTTTGCAGGGTGAGGAGGGTCTTGAAGGGCGGGTATATCGCCCCTACCGCGATGTTGCCGGGATCTGGACGGTATGCGATGGTCACACCGGCAGTGGCATCGTTCCAGGTAAAATTTATACAGACCAGCAGTGCGATAGCCTGCTCAGGGACGATCTTAAGCCCGTTGAGCAGGCGGTGGACGGTCTGGTAAAGGTGCCGCTTAACGAATATCAGCGCGCAGCACTGTATAGTTTTACCTTCAATGTGGGTATTACGGCCTTCCGGCAATCGACTCTGCTCAGGGAACTGAATGCAGGTCACTATCAAAACGCCTGCGATCAAATGCGGCGCTGGGTTTATGCTGGCGGGAAAAAATGGCGAGGGCTGATCAATCGTCGTGAAACCGAGCGCTCTGTATGTTTACTGGAAGATGGAAATGAACTGGCTGAGCGTTAA
- a CDS encoding class II holin family protein, which produces MNNLTSGAAYGAAIGTMANGFLNCFSPDEWSAIGVLAGILVALFTFVINWYYRRKMTIAQIKALQRCTHVLTEIDE; this is translated from the coding sequence ATGAACAATTTAACGTCTGGCGCCGCCTATGGTGCAGCGATAGGGACAATGGCGAATGGATTCCTTAATTGCTTCAGCCCGGATGAATGGAGCGCAATCGGCGTGCTGGCAGGCATATTAGTTGCACTTTTTACCTTCGTTATTAACTGGTATTACCGGCGAAAAATGACGATAGCTCAAATAAAAGCGCTGCAAAGATGCACTCATGTCTTAACGGAGATCGACGAGTAA
- a CDS encoding antiterminator Q family protein: MRDIQKVLERWGGWAAAEGTQLDWSPVAAGFKSLLPTESKSRLSCCDNDGMIIDSAIATLKRVGRDEEVDLVVLHYMYNVSKSGIARKLKCSEGKIRNQLMIAETFIDACIIMTDAKLEMDAWV; encoded by the coding sequence ATGCGAGATATACAAAAGGTACTGGAAAGATGGGGTGGATGGGCTGCGGCAGAGGGCACACAGCTGGACTGGTCACCTGTAGCGGCAGGTTTTAAAAGCCTGTTACCGACAGAGAGTAAGTCCCGTCTGTCCTGCTGTGATAATGACGGGATGATTATTGACTCCGCCATTGCCACATTAAAAAGGGTGGGGCGCGATGAAGAGGTTGATCTGGTTGTTCTACATTATATGTATAATGTGTCGAAATCGGGTATTGCCCGTAAGCTGAAATGTTCGGAAGGGAAAATCCGTAACCAGCTGATGATAGCCGAGACGTTTATTGATGCCTGCATTATTATGACGGACGCGAAACTCGAAATGGACGCATGGGTTTAA
- a CDS encoding S24 family peptidase, which translates to MIFDLDILNRNIKHLMDESGIISVTELSKRVNLQQSTLHRLLTGEVKDPKYTTLKYLADYFQVSPVDLIERDLRSIQSSNLIQIEGDLHSFALQKVPVLGNTQLGHGGYWSDMQYPVGNGDGFLRWPSSDHDVYALKCVGDSMMPRIKEGEFVIVEPNQNFHPGDEVLVVTNNGEVMVKTFLFKRDGFFHLLPVNEDHAPIRIAVQDVTKMQYVAGIAKSSLWYP; encoded by the coding sequence ATGATTTTTGATCTCGATATTCTTAACCGAAATATCAAACACTTAATGGATGAAAGCGGGATTATAAGCGTAACTGAGCTGTCAAAAAGAGTAAATTTACAGCAGTCAACGCTGCATCGGTTGCTGACCGGTGAGGTCAAGGATCCCAAGTATACGACGCTGAAATACCTGGCAGATTACTTTCAGGTATCCCCCGTTGATCTTATCGAACGCGACCTGAGATCGATACAAAGCAGTAACCTGATTCAGATTGAAGGCGACCTTCACTCATTTGCGCTGCAAAAAGTGCCGGTACTGGGGAATACTCAGCTGGGACATGGCGGCTACTGGAGCGATATGCAGTATCCGGTCGGGAACGGAGATGGTTTTCTACGCTGGCCCTCCAGCGATCATGACGTTTACGCGCTTAAGTGCGTGGGTGATTCAATGATGCCGCGTATTAAGGAGGGTGAGTTTGTTATCGTCGAACCTAACCAGAATTTTCATCCCGGTGACGAGGTGCTGGTAGTGACGAATAATGGCGAAGTGATGGTCAAAACGTTTCTGTTCAAACGAGATGGTTTTTTCCACCTTTTACCGGTGAATGAAGATCATGCCCCCATTCGTATTGCCGTGCAGGATGTCACAAAAATGCAGTACGTGGCGGGTATTGCAAAATCATCGCTCTGGTATCCCTGA
- a CDS encoding YfhL family 4Fe-4S dicluster ferredoxin encodes MALLITRHCINCDMCEPECPNQAISMGDAIYQIDADRCTECVGHYDTPTCQQVCPIDNTVVTDPDRIESRERLWEKFVVLHHAS; translated from the coding sequence ATGGCTTTGCTAATTACTCGGCACTGTATTAACTGCGACATGTGCGAGCCTGAATGCCCTAATCAGGCCATCTCCATGGGCGATGCGATTTACCAGATTGATGCCGATCGCTGTACCGAGTGCGTAGGGCATTACGATACCCCAACCTGCCAGCAGGTCTGCCCGATCGACAATACCGTTGTGACCGACCCGGACCGTATCGAAAGCCGCGAACGGCTGTGGGAAAAGTTTGTGGTGCTGCATCACGCCAGCTGA
- the acpS gene encoding holo-ACP synthase, giving the protein MAILGLGSDIVEIARIEGVISRSGDRLAKRVLSENEWQQYLAHQQPVRFLAKRFAVKEAAAKAFGTGIRGGLAFNQFEVYNDELGKPGLRFFLQAADVAKRLGVVHVHVTLADERHYACATVIIEN; this is encoded by the coding sequence ATGGCGATTCTTGGCCTTGGCAGCGATATTGTGGAAATTGCCCGTATTGAAGGGGTAATTTCCCGTTCCGGCGACCGGCTGGCGAAGCGGGTGCTGAGTGAAAATGAATGGCAGCAGTATCTGGCCCATCAGCAGCCGGTGCGATTTCTTGCCAAACGCTTCGCGGTGAAAGAAGCGGCAGCCAAAGCCTTTGGCACCGGCATTCGCGGCGGCCTGGCGTTTAATCAGTTTGAAGTTTATAACGATGAGCTGGGAAAGCCGGGCCTGCGCTTTTTTCTGCAGGCGGCTGACGTGGCGAAGAGGCTGGGCGTGGTTCATGTTCATGTCACGCTGGCTGATGAGCGTCATTACGCCTGCGCCACGGTAATTATTGAGAATTAA
- the pdxJ gene encoding pyridoxine 5'-phosphate synthase: MAELLLGVNIDHVATVRNARGTHYPDPVQAAFVSEQAGADGITVHLREDRRHITDRDVLILRQTIQTRMNLEMAVTDEMIDIACEIKPHFCCLVPEKREEVTTEGGLDVAGQLEKITVAVSRLKEAGILVSLFIDPDHQQIDAAMATGAPFIEIHTGAYAEASEGRLRDAEFKRIKDAAVYADGKGLKVNAGHGLTYHNVQPIAALPQMHELNIGHAIIGRAVMSGLAEAVKEMKNLLREARR; this comes from the coding sequence ATGGCTGAATTGTTGTTAGGCGTTAATATCGATCACGTTGCGACCGTGCGTAATGCGCGCGGTACTCACTACCCGGATCCGGTGCAGGCGGCTTTTGTTTCTGAACAGGCGGGGGCGGATGGCATCACCGTACATCTGCGGGAAGACCGTCGTCATATCACCGATCGTGACGTACTGATCCTGCGGCAAACTATTCAGACGCGCATGAATCTTGAAATGGCCGTTACCGACGAGATGATCGATATCGCCTGCGAAATCAAGCCGCATTTCTGCTGTCTGGTGCCAGAAAAACGTGAGGAAGTCACCACCGAAGGCGGTCTGGACGTGGCCGGTCAGCTGGAAAAGATCACCGTTGCCGTCTCGCGCCTGAAAGAAGCGGGGATCCTGGTATCGCTGTTTATCGATCCCGATCATCAGCAAATTGATGCCGCTATGGCTACCGGGGCACCCTTTATCGAAATTCATACCGGTGCCTATGCTGAAGCCAGTGAGGGACGGCTGCGTGATGCGGAATTCAAACGCATTAAAGATGCGGCGGTCTATGCTGACGGCAAAGGGCTGAAAGTGAATGCCGGGCATGGGCTGACTTACCACAACGTTCAGCCGATTGCCGCGCTGCCACAGATGCACGAGCTTAATATCGGTCACGCCATCATTGGTCGGGCGGTGATGAGCGGGCTAGCGGAAGCGGTTAAAGAGATGAAAAATCTGCTGCGGGAAGCGCGTCGCTAA
- the recO gene encoding DNA repair protein RecO produces the protein MEGWQRAFVLHGRPWSETSLMLDLFSENYGRIRVVAKGARGKRSSLKGALQPFTPLLVRWGGRGEVKTLRGAEPISLALPLSGITLYCGLYVNELLSRVLEQETAFTELFFDYLYCLQALAAASGSPEPALRRFELAMLGHLGYGVDFLHCAGSGEEVAEGMTYSYREEKGFIASLVINNNTFTGRQLRALYERTFPDADTLRAAKRFTRIALKPYLGGKPLKSQELFRQFVPKKRADPLPDAE, from the coding sequence ATGGAAGGCTGGCAGCGCGCGTTTGTACTGCATGGGCGCCCATGGAGCGAAACCAGCCTGATGCTCGACCTCTTTTCTGAAAATTACGGACGCATCCGCGTTGTTGCCAAAGGCGCGCGCGGAAAGCGCTCCAGCCTGAAAGGCGCGCTGCAACCCTTCACCCCACTGCTGGTGCGGTGGGGGGGACGCGGAGAAGTAAAAACGCTGCGCGGGGCTGAACCTATCTCTCTGGCTTTACCCCTGTCTGGCATTACCCTCTACTGCGGCCTCTACGTTAACGAACTGCTCTCACGCGTACTGGAGCAGGAAACCGCCTTCACCGAACTTTTTTTCGACTATCTCTACTGCCTGCAGGCGCTGGCAGCAGCCAGCGGTTCGCCTGAGCCCGCGCTGCGCCGGTTCGAGCTGGCGATGCTGGGCCACCTGGGCTACGGCGTCGACTTTCTGCACTGCGCAGGGAGCGGCGAAGAGGTGGCCGAGGGCATGACCTACAGCTACCGTGAAGAGAAAGGCTTTATTGCCAGCCTGGTGATAAACAATAATACCTTTACCGGGCGTCAGCTGCGGGCGCTTTACGAGCGAACCTTTCCCGATGCGGATACGCTGCGTGCCGCCAAGCGCTTTACGCGCATTGCGCTAAAGCCTTATCTTGGGGGAAAGCCGCTGAAAAGCCAGGAGCTTTTCCGTCAGTTTGTTCCCAAAAAGCGCGCCGACCCGCTTCCCGATGCTGAATAA
- the era gene encoding GTPase Era, whose product MSEQTTHCGFIAIVGRPNVGKSTLLNQLLGQKISITSRKPQTTRHRIMGIHTEDGYQAIYVDTPGLHMEEKRAINRLMNRAASSSIGDVELVIFVVEGTRWTADDEMVVNKLKDGKVPVLLAINKVDNITDKSILLPHMQFLSQQMNFMDVVPISAESGKNVDTIASIVRKRLPEAVHHFPEDYITDRSQRFMASEMIREKLMRFLGAELPYSVTVEIEQFVTNARGGYDIHGLILVEREGQKKMVIGNKGAKIKTIGIEARKDMEEMFEVKVHLELWVKVKSGWADDERALRSLGYTDDL is encoded by the coding sequence ATGAGCGAACAAACCACCCATTGCGGCTTTATTGCTATCGTAGGCCGCCCAAACGTCGGGAAATCCACTTTACTGAACCAGCTTCTGGGGCAGAAGATTTCTATTACCTCGCGTAAGCCGCAAACCACGCGTCACCGCATTATGGGGATCCATACCGAAGACGGCTATCAGGCCATCTATGTGGACACACCCGGCCTGCATATGGAAGAGAAACGGGCGATCAACCGTCTGATGAACCGTGCGGCAAGCAGCTCAATCGGTGACGTCGAACTGGTTATCTTTGTTGTGGAAGGTACGCGCTGGACGGCTGACGATGAAATGGTGGTCAACAAGCTGAAAGATGGCAAAGTGCCGGTTCTGCTTGCCATCAACAAAGTTGACAACATTACCGACAAAAGCATCCTGCTGCCGCACATGCAGTTTCTCAGTCAGCAGATGAACTTTATGGATGTGGTACCGATCTCTGCTGAAAGCGGTAAAAATGTCGATACCATTGCCAGTATTGTGCGTAAGCGCCTGCCGGAAGCTGTCCATCACTTCCCGGAAGACTACATCACCGACCGTTCGCAGCGCTTTATGGCCTCCGAAATGATCCGTGAAAAGCTGATGCGCTTTCTGGGCGCGGAGCTGCCCTATTCGGTGACGGTTGAAATCGAACAGTTCGTGACCAATGCGCGGGGCGGCTACGATATCCACGGTCTGATTCTGGTTGAGCGTGAAGGCCAGAAGAAAATGGTTATTGGTAACAAGGGTGCCAAAATCAAAACGATTGGTATTGAAGCCCGTAAGGATATGGAAGAGATGTTCGAGGTGAAGGTCCACCTTGAACTGTGGGTTAAAGTGAAGTCGGGCTGGGCGGATGACGAACGTGCTCTGCGCAGCCTGGGCTACACTGACGATCTCTGA
- the rnc gene encoding ribonuclease III: MNPIVINRLQRKLGYTFTHQELLQQALTHRSASSKHNERLEFLGDSILSYVIANALYQRFPRVDEGDMSRMRATLVRGNTLAEMAREFDLGECLRLGPGELKSGGYRRESILADTVEALIGGVFLDSDIQSVEKLILSWYASRLDEISPGDKQKDPKTRLQEYLQGRHLPLPSYLVVQVRGEAHDQEFTIHCQVSGMAEPVVGTGSSRRKAEQAAAEQALIKLGLE; this comes from the coding sequence ATGAATCCCATCGTAATTAACAGGCTCCAGCGTAAGTTGGGCTACACTTTTACCCATCAGGAACTGTTACAGCAGGCACTTACGCACCGTAGCGCCAGCAGTAAACATAACGAAAGACTGGAGTTTCTGGGCGACTCAATCCTTAGCTATGTGATTGCTAATGCGCTCTATCAGCGTTTTCCACGCGTTGATGAAGGGGACATGAGCCGCATGCGCGCCACGCTGGTGCGCGGCAACACGCTGGCTGAAATGGCCCGTGAGTTTGATCTCGGTGAATGCCTCCGTCTCGGTCCCGGCGAATTGAAAAGCGGTGGCTACCGCCGTGAATCAATTCTGGCCGATACCGTAGAGGCGTTAATCGGCGGTGTTTTTCTGGACAGCGATATCCAGTCCGTCGAGAAACTGATCCTCAGCTGGTATGCCAGCCGTCTGGATGAGATAAGCCCGGGTGACAAACAGAAAGATCCCAAAACGCGTCTGCAGGAGTATCTGCAGGGTCGCCATCTGCCGCTGCCCTCCTATCTGGTGGTGCAGGTGCGTGGCGAAGCGCATGACCAGGAATTTACTATTCACTGCCAGGTAAGCGGCATGGCGGAACCGGTTGTAGGAACCGGATCCAGCCGTCGCAAAGCTGAGCAGGCAGCGGCCGAACAGGCCCTGATTAAGCTAGGACTTGAATGA
- the lepB gene encoding signal peptidase I, whose protein sequence is MANMFALILAIATLLTGIVWCIDKFKWAPARRAKLAESGAATGTPEQIKAAKQPGWVETTASVFPVLLLVFVVRSFIYEPFQIPSGSMMPTLLIGDFILVEKFAYGIKDPITQTTLIPTGHPKRGDIAVFKYPKDPSLDYIKRVVGLPGDRVSYDPQSKTVSINPACAGQSCEKALPVTYSNVEPSDFIQTFSGFDGNEVGNGFYQMPQGESMRGGLRLATRNETLGDVTHAILLVTQAPGQASSYYQQPGQPQSTWVVPQGMYFMMGDNRDNSADSRYWGFVPERNLVGKATTIWMSFKKQEGEWPTGVRLSRIGGIH, encoded by the coding sequence ATGGCAAATATGTTCGCCCTGATTCTGGCGATTGCAACCTTACTCACCGGCATTGTCTGGTGTATTGATAAGTTTAAGTGGGCACCGGCCCGCAGGGCAAAGCTGGCAGAGTCAGGCGCTGCCACGGGCACGCCGGAGCAGATTAAAGCGGCGAAGCAGCCAGGCTGGGTGGAAACCACTGCATCGGTATTTCCGGTGCTGCTGCTGGTGTTCGTAGTGCGTTCATTCATCTACGAACCCTTCCAGATCCCTTCAGGTTCGATGATGCCAACGCTTTTGATCGGGGACTTTATCCTGGTTGAAAAATTCGCCTACGGCATCAAAGATCCGATTACGCAAACTACGCTGATCCCGACCGGGCATCCGAAACGTGGCGATATCGCGGTGTTTAAATACCCTAAGGATCCGAGCCTGGACTATATCAAACGCGTGGTGGGGCTACCTGGCGATCGGGTCAGTTACGATCCGCAGAGCAAAACGGTGAGCATTAATCCGGCCTGTGCAGGTCAGTCCTGTGAAAAAGCGCTGCCGGTGACCTACTCCAACGTCGAGCCGAGCGATTTTATTCAGACCTTCAGCGGCTTTGACGGCAATGAAGTAGGCAATGGTTTTTATCAGATGCCGCAGGGCGAATCCATGCGCGGCGGACTGCGTCTGGCTACCCGCAATGAAACGCTGGGCGACGTTACGCACGCTATTTTGCTGGTCACCCAGGCGCCAGGTCAGGCAAGCTCGTACTATCAGCAACCGGGTCAGCCACAGTCGACGTGGGTGGTACCTCAGGGTATGTATTTCATGATGGGCGACAACCGCGATAACAGCGCAGACAGCCGCTACTGGGGCTTTGTTCCCGAGCGCAATCTGGTTGGTAAAGCGACCACCATCTGGATGAGCTTTAAGAAGCAGGAAGGTGAATGGCCTACTGGCGTTCGCCTGAGCCGCATTGGCGGTATTCACTGA
- the lepA gene encoding translation elongation factor 4 — protein MKHIRNFSIIAHIDHGKSTLSDRLIQICGGLTEREMAAQVLDSMDLERERGITIKAQSVTLDYHAPDGETYQLNFIDTPGHVDFSYEVSRSLAACEGALLVVDAGQGVEAQTLANCYTAMEMDLEVVPVLNKIDLPAADPDRVSQEIEDIVGIDATDAVRCSAKTGVGVPDVLERLVRDIPPPEGDPDGPLQALIIDSWFDNYLGVVSLIRVKNGTLRKGEKVKVMSTGQSYNADRLGIFTPKRVDRDVLKCGEVGWLVCAIKDILGAPVGDTLTLARNPADKSLPGFKKVKPQVYAGLFPISSDDYEAFRDALGKLSLNDASLFYEPESSTALGFGFRCGFLGLLHMEIIQERLEREYDLDLITTAPTVVYEVITTSGETVHVDSPSKLPPLNNIEELREPIAECHMLMPQEYLGNVITLCIEKRGVQTNMVYHGNQVALTYDIPMAEVVLDFFDRLKSTSRGYASLDYNFKRFQASDMVRVDVLINSERVDALALITHRDNAPYRGRDLVEKMKELIPRQQFDIAIQAAIGNHIIARSTVKQLRKNVLAKCYGGDVSRKKKLLQKQKDGKKRMKQVGNVELPQEAFLAILHVGKDSK, from the coding sequence ATGAAGCATATAAGAAACTTTTCTATCATCGCTCATATCGACCATGGCAAATCCACGCTATCCGATCGTTTAATTCAGATTTGTGGCGGCCTGACCGAACGTGAAATGGCGGCGCAGGTTCTGGATTCTATGGATTTAGAGCGCGAACGCGGCATTACCATCAAGGCGCAGAGCGTAACGCTCGACTATCACGCGCCGGACGGTGAAACTTACCAGCTCAATTTTATCGACACGCCGGGCCACGTGGACTTCTCTTATGAAGTTTCCCGCTCGCTGGCAGCCTGTGAAGGCGCTCTGCTGGTGGTTGACGCCGGGCAGGGTGTGGAAGCACAGACCCTGGCCAACTGCTATACGGCGATGGAAATGGATCTGGAAGTTGTACCGGTACTGAACAAGATCGATCTGCCCGCAGCCGATCCCGATCGCGTGTCGCAGGAAATTGAAGACATCGTGGGGATTGATGCCACCGATGCCGTTCGCTGCTCTGCGAAAACCGGCGTGGGCGTGCCCGACGTGCTGGAGCGCCTGGTGCGAGACATTCCGCCACCGGAAGGCGACCCGGATGGGCCGCTACAGGCGCTGATTATCGACTCATGGTTCGATAACTATCTGGGCGTGGTATCGCTGATCCGCGTTAAAAACGGCACCCTGCGCAAGGGTGAAAAAGTAAAAGTTATGAGTACCGGGCAGAGCTACAACGCTGATCGCCTGGGTATTTTCACGCCAAAACGCGTCGATCGCGACGTGCTGAAGTGTGGTGAAGTAGGCTGGCTGGTCTGCGCCATTAAGGACATCCTGGGCGCTCCGGTGGGCGATACGCTGACGCTGGCACGTAATCCCGCCGATAAGTCGCTACCGGGCTTTAAGAAAGTGAAGCCGCAGGTTTACGCCGGGCTGTTTCCCATCAGCTCAGACGACTACGAAGCCTTCCGTGATGCGCTGGGCAAGCTGAGCCTTAATGACGCGTCGTTGTTCTACGAGCCAGAAAGTTCGACGGCACTGGGTTTCGGATTCCGCTGTGGTTTCCTTGGCCTGCTGCATATGGAGATCATTCAGGAGCGTCTGGAGCGTGAATACGATCTCGATCTGATTACCACCGCCCCGACCGTCGTGTACGAAGTGATCACCACGTCGGGTGAGACGGTTCATGTAGACAGCCCATCCAAGCTGCCGCCGCTGAATAATATTGAAGAGCTGCGCGAGCCGATTGCGGAATGTCATATGCTGATGCCACAGGAATACCTTGGCAACGTGATTACTCTCTGTATTGAGAAACGCGGCGTACAGACCAATATGGTCTACCACGGTAATCAGGTCGCGCTGACCTATGACATTCCCATGGCGGAAGTGGTACTCGACTTCTTCGACCGTCTCAAGTCGACGTCGCGCGGTTACGCCTCACTGGATTATAACTTCAAGCGCTTCCAGGCCTCCGACATGGTACGCGTAGACGTGCTGATCAACAGCGAGCGCGTTGATGCGCTGGCGCTGATCACCCACCGTGATAATGCACCCTACCGTGGACGTGACCTGGTGGAGAAAATGAAGGAGCTTATCCCGCGCCAGCAGTTTGATATTGCTATTCAGGCGGCGATTGGTAACCACATTATTGCCCGCTCTACCGTGAAGCAGCTGCGTAAAAACGTCCTGGCTAAATGCTACGGCGGGGATGTGAGCCGTAAGAAAAAGCTGCTGCAGAAACAGAAAGACGGTAAGAAACGCATGAAGCAGGTCGGTAACGTTGAGCTGCCTCAGGAAGCGTTCCTTGCCATTCTCCATGTCGGTAAAGACAGCAAATAG
- the rseC gene encoding SoxR-reducing system protein RseC — protein sequence MMREWATVVSWKDGIATLHSEMKTSCSSCSARKGCGSQVLNKLGPKNAHVMTVASSEPLIAGQRIELGIAEKSLLSSALLVYMTPLVGLFLVAGLFQMLFHSDLAAASGALLGGTGGFIIAKGISVYLGKSASFQPVILSIALPPDALRVET from the coding sequence ATGATGAGAGAATGGGCCACGGTCGTTTCGTGGAAGGACGGCATAGCCACGCTTCATTCGGAAATGAAAACCTCCTGTAGTAGCTGTTCAGCCCGCAAGGGCTGCGGAAGCCAGGTGCTGAATAAGCTGGGGCCAAAAAATGCGCATGTGATGACGGTTGCAAGCAGCGAGCCGCTTATTGCTGGTCAGCGTATTGAGCTGGGTATTGCTGAAAAAAGCCTGCTGAGCTCAGCCCTGCTGGTCTATATGACGCCGCTGGTCGGCTTGTTCCTGGTGGCCGGCCTGTTTCAAATGCTGTTTCACAGCGATTTGGCCGCAGCGTCGGGCGCACTGCTGGGCGGAACAGGCGGTTTTATTATCGCCAAAGGGATCTCGGTTTATTTGGGTAAATCGGCCTCCTTCCAGCCCGTCATTTTGAGCATCGCATTACCACCCGATGCCCTGCGTGTTGAAACCTAA